A window of the Pirellulales bacterium genome harbors these coding sequences:
- a CDS encoding class I SAM-dependent methyltransferase — protein sequence MSHGLHLANDAAGHGAGSLNVTLVAPTPGPSAAAPVAPLVQRPTHHTPASRAIPLASGLRYDQLLAYIAERPSLSILEIGVARAANTMRMLAFADWLGGKPRYTGIDLFGSLTDQQFEQSYCSANKRPMSRDATLANLRLLLGDDIAGRIELLEGLSHNVLPRLLARGRKYDLIFIDGGHSYEDVSSDWLSCQQLLAPGGTIAFDDYPNWGVGPTVAEIDPARWQVRVLPQRDSFQNHRTDEDPSPVRHHQLVEARRRAG from the coding sequence ATGTCCCACGGTCTTCACCTCGCGAATGACGCTGCCGGCCACGGCGCTGGCTCACTAAACGTGACGCTCGTCGCGCCGACGCCCGGTCCGTCTGCTGCCGCGCCGGTCGCGCCGCTGGTGCAGCGCCCCACGCACCACACCCCCGCCAGCCGCGCGATTCCGCTGGCCAGCGGCCTGCGCTACGATCAACTCCTGGCCTACATCGCCGAGCGGCCCTCTCTCTCCATCCTGGAAATCGGCGTCGCCCGCGCCGCCAACACCATGCGGATGCTGGCCTTCGCCGATTGGCTAGGCGGCAAGCCGCGCTACACCGGCATCGACCTGTTCGGCTCGCTCACCGATCAGCAGTTCGAGCAGTCGTATTGCAGCGCCAACAAGCGCCCCATGTCACGCGACGCCACGCTGGCCAACCTGCGCCTACTGCTGGGAGACGACATCGCTGGCCGCATCGAACTCCTCGAAGGGCTCAGCCACAATGTCCTCCCCCGCTTGCTCGCCCGCGGGCGCAAGTACGACCTCATCTTCATCGACGGCGGCCACTCCTACGAAGATGTCTCCAGCGACTGGCTAAGCTGCCAACAATTGCTCGCGCCCGGCGGAACGATCGCCTTCGACGACTATCCCAATTGGGGCGTCGGCCCCACAGTGGCCGAGATCGACCCCGCCCGCTGGCAGGTGCGCGTGCTGCCGCAGCGCGACAGTTTCCAGAACCATCGCACCGACGAAGATCCCTCGCCCGTGCGGCATCATCAATTGGTCGAAGCGCGGCGCCGCGCCGGCTAA
- a CDS encoding acyl-CoA/acyl-ACP dehydrogenase, with product MPTNLTTDAAELLADVDAFCQELRPVEELCYLEHRPNDEIIPLAKKYNLLGMPVPVEYGGRGAGAVAYARALVRIGREGTGVRTFFSGQTSIGQYPILRYGNADQKERYLPRSTAGEFILAFGLTEPDAGSNPLELTTTYRREGEHFLLSGVKYLISNGSIANGVIVFAYPADKTGDQRRMSAFIVETTGSTFAAEELHSKPGMFTANTGMFEMTNHPVPVANLLGQEGDGFRIAMGTLVSGRLSVASGCLGVIEDCLAEALDYSRTRRQHGKEIGRHQLVQEHLAMIEMGRAASDALVERAAEAKQASDANLADQALATQADLQVAKAKFFATNAAWDAADRAVQVFGGRGWSELYRVGRHLQDVRVCRIYEGTDEIMKLKIASSLLGKDFAAFK from the coding sequence ATGCCAACCAATCTCACCACCGACGCCGCCGAACTGCTGGCCGATGTCGACGCCTTTTGCCAGGAGCTGCGCCCCGTTGAAGAGCTCTGCTACTTGGAGCATCGGCCCAACGACGAAATCATCCCCCTCGCCAAAAAATACAACCTGCTCGGCATGCCTGTCCCCGTCGAGTACGGCGGCCGTGGCGCCGGCGCCGTCGCCTATGCCCGCGCCCTCGTCCGCATCGGCCGCGAAGGGACCGGCGTCCGCACCTTCTTCTCCGGGCAGACCTCCATCGGCCAGTACCCGATCCTGCGCTACGGCAATGCCGATCAAAAAGAGCGCTACCTGCCGCGTTCGACCGCCGGCGAGTTCATCCTCGCCTTCGGACTCACCGAGCCAGACGCCGGCTCCAACCCCTTGGAGCTCACCACCACCTATCGCCGCGAGGGAGAGCACTTTCTGCTCTCGGGCGTCAAATATCTCATCTCCAATGGCAGCATTGCCAATGGCGTGATCGTCTTCGCCTATCCCGCCGACAAAACCGGCGACCAGCGCCGCATGAGCGCCTTCATCGTCGAGACCACCGGCAGCACCTTCGCCGCCGAAGAACTGCACTCCAAGCCGGGCATGTTCACCGCCAACACCGGCATGTTCGAGATGACCAATCATCCGGTCCCTGTCGCCAATCTCTTGGGGCAGGAAGGCGACGGCTTTCGCATCGCCATGGGCACGCTCGTCTCTGGTCGGTTGAGCGTGGCCTCTGGCTGTCTCGGCGTGATCGAAGATTGCCTGGCCGAGGCGCTCGACTACAGCCGCACCCGCCGCCAGCACGGCAAGGAGATTGGCCGTCATCAGCTAGTGCAGGAGCATCTCGCCATGATCGAAATGGGGCGCGCCGCCAGCGATGCGCTCGTCGAGCGCGCGGCCGAGGCCAAGCAGGCCAGCGATGCCAATCTGGCCGATCAAGCGCTGGCCACGCAGGCCGACCTGCAAGTGGCCAAGGCCAAGTTCTTTGCCACCAACGCCGCCTGGGACGCCGCCGACCGCGCGGTGCAAGTCTTCGGTGGCCGCGGTTGGTCAGAGCTATATCGCGTCGGCCGTCACCTGCAAGACGTGCGCGTCTGCCGCATCTACGAAGGAACCGACGAAATCATGAAGCTCAAGATTGCCTCGTCGCTCCTCGGCAAGGATTTTGCCGCCTTCAAATAG
- a CDS encoding histone deacetylase, with amino-acid sequence MTLLYQDPRFQEHDTGRHPERAERVLYVARQLERVGLDQRCVRPVWPAASLDQIGRAHEPAYIDSLRRFIESGQRRLEADTVVCPASFDVALLAAGAACDAVRRVVAGEDATALCLVRPPGHHALADSAMGFCLFNNVAIAARLAIDELGLARVLIVDWDVHHGNGTQAAFWTDPAIGFFSIHRWPFYPGTGDHDETGSGPGLGATRNLPVGYGTPRAAYLEKFRAALEDFAGHMRPELVIVSAGFDAHRDDPVGSLDLETEDYIELTRIVRDVAAVRAAGRVVSVLEGGYNTSALAGSVELHLRELLATD; translated from the coding sequence GTGACCCTCCTCTATCAAGACCCGCGATTTCAAGAGCACGACACCGGGCGGCATCCCGAACGGGCCGAGCGCGTGCTCTATGTCGCGCGGCAGCTAGAACGCGTCGGCCTCGACCAGCGCTGCGTCCGACCCGTCTGGCCCGCCGCTTCGCTCGACCAGATCGGCCGCGCTCACGAACCCGCCTATATCGATTCGCTCCGCCGCTTCATCGAATCGGGACAGCGCCGGCTGGAAGCCGATACCGTTGTTTGTCCCGCGTCGTTCGACGTGGCGCTACTGGCGGCCGGCGCCGCCTGCGATGCCGTGCGCCGCGTTGTCGCCGGAGAAGATGCCACCGCCCTCTGCCTCGTCCGCCCGCCTGGCCATCACGCGCTGGCCGATAGCGCAATGGGCTTTTGCCTGTTCAACAATGTGGCCATCGCCGCGCGCCTGGCGATCGACGAACTCGGCCTGGCCCGCGTGTTGATCGTCGATTGGGACGTGCATCACGGCAACGGCACGCAGGCCGCGTTTTGGACCGATCCGGCCATCGGCTTCTTCTCGATCCACCGCTGGCCGTTTTACCCCGGCACCGGCGACCATGACGAAACCGGTTCTGGTCCAGGTCTCGGCGCCACCCGCAATCTGCCGGTCGGCTATGGCACGCCCCGCGCGGCGTATCTGGAAAAATTCCGCGCCGCGCTCGAAGACTTCGCCGGCCACATGCGCCCCGAGTTGGTGATTGTCAGCGCCGGCTTCGACGCTCACCGCGACGATCCGGTCGGCTCGCTCGACCTGGAGACTGAAGACTACATCGAACTGACTCGCATCGTCCGTGATGTCGCCGCCGTTCGCGCCGCCGGGCGGGTGGTCAGCGTGCTCGAAGGAGGCTACAACACGTCTGCGCTGGCCGGCTCGGTCGAACTCCACTTGCGCGAACTCTTGGCAACGGATTGA
- a CDS encoding HEAT repeat domain-containing protein: MASVKRTCQKRFSHCLIAALVACWTGCSSLPDLKRLADATDKNVPPEAASDAPAEPPVDKAAQPDAPTEPSAALAKQLAAGRWWPTPPAAGGKIAEHRWRHEQLEQALKTPDAALLRQVADGSDRYAAADAVIGLARIGEVVPRERLLAVGSDAQLETNRRCAAIEALGEIVEREGTADWELLAPLCDSAREGYDGGAHAEAIAVATELAIEIPAAAIVEAARAKPVEPRKAAAQYCAARGKDLPIEVCDLRADPDINTRKAALAAIAACAPEGAADMLAASLTDTDFGARLAATRALGQVDSDQARSLLRAQLKDSGELIRAAAVEALAASGAHEEILELATDRSWRVRKSVAASLAKTPSRDAQVLAAQLLKDQSPEVEVAVVEAVAQWPLERGGEILLTACAHAALVTRQRAAERLTAIWPEAKLFSATAPVERRAEMIAELRAQLASAAPMAQLPDVGARRGRGDSAIGAEELQQTRELLERLALAKGADEQRAINEELAAGGEALLPALEAVAGLSDAPLPEALYREVLPALDRRYVLLARMQDGDQNERRRASSELAALATVDEAGPLALRRLAEIMPRERDAVVWLNVWKIVGGSTSDPAMRLAYAGLAHTEAEVRREACDYLGAHPLPAHEPALAAALSDSPDVARAAAQALGRCGPLTDVSPLLVALESNDPRLRLAAAISLTQLGEPAGGAALERYSHSDDADIRLAVAQALGELADPQFAAALARMLDDRESIRRAALLALEQTLADEIPYEPADAISRDERVARWKRRFAAQ; encoded by the coding sequence GTGGCCTCAGTCAAGCGAACCTGCCAGAAGCGCTTTTCTCATTGCCTGATAGCGGCGCTGGTCGCCTGTTGGACCGGTTGCAGTTCGCTGCCTGACCTCAAGCGCTTGGCCGACGCGACGGACAAGAATGTTCCGCCCGAGGCTGCCAGCGACGCGCCGGCGGAGCCACCCGTCGACAAGGCCGCGCAACCCGACGCGCCGACCGAACCGAGCGCCGCGCTGGCCAAGCAACTTGCCGCCGGACGTTGGTGGCCAACGCCGCCCGCCGCCGGCGGCAAAATCGCCGAACACCGCTGGCGTCATGAGCAATTGGAGCAAGCGCTGAAAACGCCAGACGCCGCGCTGTTGCGACAGGTGGCGGACGGCAGCGACCGATACGCGGCGGCCGACGCCGTGATTGGACTGGCGCGGATTGGCGAAGTCGTACCGCGCGAGCGCTTGTTGGCGGTGGGCAGCGACGCGCAGTTGGAGACCAATCGGCGCTGCGCCGCCATCGAGGCGCTGGGCGAGATCGTCGAGCGCGAAGGGACGGCCGACTGGGAACTGTTGGCGCCGCTTTGCGATTCGGCACGCGAAGGATACGACGGCGGCGCGCACGCCGAGGCGATTGCGGTGGCCACCGAGCTAGCGATCGAGATACCGGCGGCGGCGATCGTCGAGGCGGCGCGCGCGAAGCCTGTCGAGCCGCGCAAGGCGGCGGCGCAATACTGCGCGGCGCGGGGAAAGGATTTGCCGATTGAGGTTTGCGATCTGCGGGCCGATCCTGACATCAACACGCGCAAAGCGGCGCTGGCGGCGATTGCCGCCTGCGCGCCGGAAGGGGCGGCGGACATGTTGGCGGCATCGCTCACCGACACCGATTTTGGCGCGCGGTTGGCCGCGACGCGGGCGCTGGGACAGGTGGATAGCGACCAGGCGCGGTCGCTGTTGCGCGCGCAGCTCAAGGACTCTGGCGAGTTGATCCGCGCGGCGGCGGTCGAAGCTCTGGCGGCCAGCGGCGCGCATGAGGAAATTTTGGAATTGGCGACCGATCGCTCGTGGCGAGTGCGCAAGTCGGTGGCGGCGTCGCTCGCCAAGACCCCGAGCCGCGACGCGCAGGTGCTGGCCGCGCAACTGCTCAAGGACCAAAGCCCCGAGGTCGAGGTGGCGGTGGTCGAGGCGGTGGCCCAGTGGCCGCTTGAACGTGGGGGAGAGATTTTGCTGACGGCGTGCGCGCATGCGGCGCTGGTGACGCGGCAGCGGGCGGCCGAGCGACTGACGGCAATCTGGCCGGAGGCGAAGTTGTTTTCGGCCACGGCGCCGGTGGAACGCCGCGCGGAGATGATCGCCGAGTTGCGAGCGCAACTAGCGAGCGCCGCGCCGATGGCGCAGTTGCCAGACGTGGGCGCGAGGCGAGGGCGTGGCGATAGCGCGATCGGCGCCGAGGAACTGCAACAAACGCGGGAACTACTGGAGCGCCTAGCGCTGGCCAAGGGCGCCGATGAACAGCGCGCAATCAACGAAGAACTTGCCGCAGGGGGCGAGGCGCTGCTGCCGGCGTTGGAGGCAGTTGCCGGGTTGTCGGACGCCCCGTTGCCGGAGGCGCTCTATCGCGAGGTGTTGCCGGCGCTGGATCGGCGCTATGTACTACTGGCGCGCATGCAGGACGGCGACCAAAACGAGCGGCGGCGTGCGTCGAGCGAGCTTGCCGCGCTGGCGACGGTCGATGAGGCCGGTCCGCTCGCGCTGCGGCGGCTGGCCGAGATCATGCCGCGCGAGCGCGACGCGGTAGTGTGGCTGAACGTCTGGAAGATCGTCGGCGGCAGCACGAGCGATCCGGCGATGCGATTGGCGTATGCGGGACTAGCGCACACGGAGGCCGAAGTACGGCGCGAGGCGTGCGACTATCTTGGCGCGCATCCCTTGCCGGCGCATGAACCAGCGCTAGCGGCGGCGCTAAGCGACTCGCCCGACGTGGCGCGGGCCGCCGCGCAGGCGCTAGGGCGGTGCGGGCCACTAACGGATGTGTCGCCGCTGCTCGTGGCGCTGGAGTCGAACGACCCGCGGTTGCGGTTGGCCGCGGCCATCAGCTTGACGCAGCTTGGCGAGCCAGCCGGGGGCGCGGCGCTGGAGCGATACAGCCACAGCGACGACGCCGACATTCGCCTGGCGGTGGCGCAAGCGCTGGGTGAGTTGGCCGATCCACAGTTCGCCGCGGCGCTAGCTCGGATGCTCGATGATCGAGAAAGCATCCGCCGGGCGGCGCTATTGGCGCTGGAGCAGACGCTAGCGGACGAGATTCCGTATGAGCCAGCAGACGCCATCTCGCGCGACGAGCGTGTAGCGCGGTGGAAGCGGCGGTTCGCCGCGCAATAG
- a CDS encoding enoyl-CoA hydratase/isomerase family protein, which produces MSEPTIQLSFPEPDIAQLTFDAPGKGANVFSRHVLEELDAHLNQLEKRTDLAGLIIRSGKPGQFIAGADITEFAAAKDITREQVYEMCTGGRKLFQRLSKTPFVTVAAIDGICLGGGAEISCWCDRRLIADDRRAQIGFPEVKIGIIPGWGGTARAPRMIGLGNAIEMIASGEPVDARTAYNMGLVSDVVATDKLQAAAIGLVRAEQKSKQYLKDRETWSGPLPLDSTELGFLAVTANAFISGQTKGNYPAPIAALNTMVGVAGEGIEKACEAEANGMADLFGTPINRSLINVFLLMDRNKKDTGIDRTDIKPRPIKSVGVFGAGIMGAGIAAAAVRKKIPVTINDAMTAALEKGVRGILEEVSFDKKLKGPSGPKMLENAPLVNATTLDNEFKSCDLVIEAVIENPDIKKKLYARVEPLLGPEAILATNTSTIPIARLAEGLKHPDRFCGIHFFNPVRQMPLVEVIRGPKTSDETVATAVAYAKGIGKSPIVVNDGPGFLVNRLLLPYMNEALELMLDGADMAAIEKAAQRFGMPMGPLTLYDVVGIDTAFYAGHVMYESFPDRVVNSPILAAMVEKKRFGQKTGAGFYKYGGGKKGKGEVDPELETIVGPHRRAQGLKFSTEQIQNRLFLPMVLEATRILEEKVVRDPRDVDLGLIFGTGFPPFKGGLLFWADQIGAAKIVELLKPLESLGERAKPTPMLLDLAAKGRGFYG; this is translated from the coding sequence ATGAGCGAACCCACGATTCAACTATCGTTTCCTGAGCCCGATATCGCCCAACTGACGTTCGACGCGCCCGGCAAAGGCGCCAACGTGTTCTCGCGCCATGTGCTGGAAGAGCTCGACGCGCACCTGAACCAGTTGGAAAAGCGGACCGACCTGGCCGGGCTGATTATTCGTTCGGGCAAGCCGGGGCAGTTCATTGCGGGCGCCGACATCACCGAGTTCGCGGCGGCCAAAGACATCACGCGGGAGCAGGTGTACGAGATGTGCACCGGCGGACGCAAGCTATTTCAACGACTTTCCAAGACGCCGTTTGTCACCGTGGCGGCGATCGACGGCATCTGCCTGGGTGGCGGCGCCGAGATTTCTTGCTGGTGCGATCGTCGGCTAATCGCCGACGACCGGCGCGCTCAGATTGGTTTTCCGGAAGTGAAGATTGGCATTATTCCTGGCTGGGGGGGGACTGCCCGCGCGCCGCGGATGATCGGTCTGGGGAACGCGATCGAGATGATCGCCAGCGGCGAGCCGGTCGACGCGCGGACGGCGTACAACATGGGGCTGGTTTCGGATGTGGTGGCGACCGACAAGCTGCAAGCCGCCGCAATTGGCTTGGTGCGGGCGGAGCAGAAGTCAAAGCAATATCTCAAGGATCGCGAGACGTGGAGCGGTCCGTTGCCGCTGGACAGCACCGAGTTGGGCTTTTTGGCGGTCACGGCCAACGCGTTCATCAGCGGTCAGACCAAGGGGAACTATCCGGCGCCGATCGCCGCCTTGAACACCATGGTCGGCGTGGCGGGCGAAGGGATTGAAAAAGCGTGCGAGGCCGAAGCCAATGGCATGGCCGACTTGTTCGGCACGCCGATCAACCGCTCGCTGATCAACGTCTTCTTGTTGATGGACCGCAACAAGAAGGACACCGGCATCGACCGGACCGACATCAAGCCGCGGCCGATCAAGTCGGTGGGCGTGTTTGGGGCGGGCATCATGGGGGCGGGCATTGCCGCCGCCGCTGTGCGTAAGAAGATTCCGGTCACGATCAACGACGCGATGACCGCGGCCCTGGAGAAGGGGGTGCGCGGCATTTTGGAAGAGGTGTCGTTCGACAAGAAGCTGAAGGGCCCCAGCGGGCCGAAGATGCTGGAGAACGCGCCGCTGGTGAACGCCACCACACTGGACAACGAGTTCAAGAGTTGCGATCTGGTCATCGAGGCGGTGATCGAGAACCCGGACATCAAGAAGAAACTGTACGCGCGGGTTGAGCCACTATTGGGACCAGAGGCGATTCTGGCGACGAACACGTCGACGATTCCGATCGCGCGACTGGCCGAGGGACTCAAGCATCCGGATCGCTTCTGCGGGATTCACTTCTTTAACCCCGTGCGGCAGATGCCGCTGGTGGAAGTGATTCGCGGCCCCAAGACCAGCGACGAGACGGTGGCCACCGCGGTGGCGTACGCCAAGGGCATTGGCAAGTCGCCGATCGTGGTAAATGACGGGCCGGGCTTTTTGGTCAATCGCCTGTTGCTGCCATACATGAACGAGGCGCTGGAACTGATGCTCGACGGCGCCGACATGGCCGCCATCGAGAAGGCGGCGCAACGATTCGGCATGCCGATGGGACCCCTCACGTTGTACGACGTGGTGGGCATCGACACCGCGTTTTACGCCGGCCATGTGATGTATGAGTCGTTCCCGGATCGGGTGGTCAACTCGCCGATCCTGGCCGCGATGGTGGAGAAGAAGCGGTTTGGCCAGAAGACGGGCGCCGGTTTCTACAAGTACGGCGGCGGCAAGAAGGGAAAGGGCGAGGTCGATCCCGAGCTAGAGACCATCGTCGGCCCGCATCGCCGGGCGCAGGGGCTGAAGTTCAGCACCGAGCAGATCCAGAACCGACTCTTCCTGCCGATGGTGCTGGAGGCGACGCGTATTTTGGAAGAGAAGGTGGTGCGCGACCCGCGCGATGTGGACCTGGGCCTGATCTTTGGCACCGGGTTCCCACCGTTCAAGGGGGGCCTGTTGTTCTGGGCGGATCAGATCGGCGCCGCCAAGATCGTGGAGTTGCTCAAGCCGCTGGAGTCGCTGGGCGAGCGGGCCAAACCAACGCCGATGCTGTTGGATCTGGCGGCCAAGGGTCGCGGCTTCTACGGCTAA
- a CDS encoding acetyl-CoA C-acyltransferase produces the protein MKNAVIVDCVRTAVGRAHKDKGAYRDVRSDDLAVQVVKALVARSGIDPTAIEDIVMGNTQQVGEQGMNAARCIGLMAGLPIESGGTTVNRLCGSALQALNQAVHSILAGAEDCQVVGGLEHMQHFPMDAGADPNPKLFHRTSKGALGMGFTAEFLAMSQGISRPEQDAFAARSHQLAAAAHAKGEFKKEIVPVWGKDENGERMLLEIDQCVRPDCTPESLATLKPAFVPGMGTVTAGNSSPLNDGAAAMLVMSEEKAKALGLKPLVRIRATAIAGVDPAVMGTGPVPATKKALERAGMKLEDIDLIELNEAFASQALACMRMLKMNEDKVNVRGGAIAIGHPLGASGARVATTLIHNMIDRGANTGLATMCIGVGQGIATIFERV, from the coding sequence ATGAAGAACGCGGTGATTGTCGACTGTGTGCGAACTGCGGTGGGCCGCGCCCACAAAGACAAGGGCGCCTACCGCGATGTGCGGTCGGACGATCTGGCGGTGCAGGTCGTCAAGGCGCTGGTCGCGCGCAGCGGCATCGACCCCACGGCGATCGAAGACATTGTGATGGGCAACACCCAGCAGGTGGGCGAGCAAGGCATGAACGCCGCCCGCTGCATTGGGCTGATGGCGGGTTTGCCGATCGAGTCGGGCGGGACGACGGTCAATCGGCTGTGCGGCTCGGCGCTGCAGGCGTTGAATCAGGCGGTGCATTCGATATTGGCCGGGGCGGAAGATTGCCAGGTAGTGGGGGGCCTCGAGCACATGCAGCATTTTCCGATGGACGCCGGCGCCGACCCCAACCCCAAGCTGTTTCATCGCACCTCGAAGGGGGCGCTGGGCATGGGCTTTACGGCGGAGTTTTTGGCGATGTCGCAAGGCATCAGCCGGCCGGAGCAAGACGCCTTCGCGGCGCGATCGCATCAACTGGCGGCCGCGGCGCATGCCAAGGGAGAGTTCAAGAAAGAGATCGTGCCGGTCTGGGGCAAGGACGAGAACGGCGAGCGCATGCTTTTGGAAATTGACCAGTGCGTGCGGCCCGATTGCACGCCCGAGTCGCTGGCCACGCTGAAGCCGGCGTTCGTGCCGGGGATGGGGACCGTGACGGCGGGGAACAGCTCGCCGCTGAACGACGGCGCGGCGGCGATGCTGGTGATGAGCGAGGAGAAGGCCAAGGCGCTGGGGCTGAAGCCGCTGGTGCGGATTCGCGCGACGGCCATCGCCGGCGTCGATCCGGCGGTGATGGGGACCGGCCCCGTGCCGGCGACCAAGAAGGCGCTGGAGCGGGCGGGCATGAAGCTGGAAGACATTGATCTGATCGAGCTGAACGAGGCGTTCGCATCGCAGGCATTGGCCTGCATGCGGATGCTGAAGATGAACGAAGACAAAGTGAACGTACGCGGCGGCGCGATCGCGATTGGTCACCCGTTGGGGGCCAGCGGCGCACGAGTCGCCACCACCTTGATTCATAACATGATCGATCGAGGCGCGAACACCGGTCTGGCGACGATGTGCATCGGCGTCGGTCAGGGAATCGCCACGATTTTCGAGCGAGTCTAG
- a CDS encoding acyl-CoA dehydrogenase family protein, which produces MSTRTEADAELKSQGANGAHVEEKESFAETALKLGGKSAEEARRTGAIDKADDQVEDLFKFRTTASPIHRAVWDAELPVDLFASQPTKVAPEIDKVMTDSMNVVRRHRDAKTLYNDEGKITDACLNDLGGAGYWGLLVDKQYGGSGAPFAAFAPFITKMAMLEATVAGLASVHGCIGAVDPVRTFGSSEQKQRFLPKLASGERLSAFALTEPGAGSDLTQLHTRAELQGDHYVVNGEKLFITNVTPGRTIGLVCLIKDKPAVLIVDLPEQESENFWLKKYGLYAIRGAYNRGIIFKDFHVPAENLLQPKRGDGLTIAYHGLNLGRVSLCANAAGMMRRMLIGMVPWARFRKTYGQAISSRELVQKRLGSLAGLIVASDALVEWCASLLDQGYRGEMECIIAKIFGSEAQKHAAIEYFMKTHGGRSFLEGHLFGDNVHEFLAPCIYEGEGEMLGMAFFKSMVKQHGVEFFEPIGRALQSAGIKKPSMANPAHLWALRGPMMNYGKWMMSQRLRRAPKPAMPTLPAKLEAHAEFAINFLQKAPLDISGTMSKYQLALADRQCRMAEISQRLQDAVVMLCTALWGGRQQNEVLRDAADIACQDLARRITGKRVTDSYFRSVTKLGQTIAEQDGWKALCPIADYTPEEILMSYKD; this is translated from the coding sequence ATGTCAACCAGAACCGAAGCGGATGCCGAGTTGAAATCGCAAGGCGCCAACGGCGCGCATGTTGAGGAGAAGGAGTCGTTCGCCGAGACGGCCTTGAAGCTCGGCGGCAAGAGCGCGGAGGAGGCGCGTCGGACGGGGGCGATCGACAAGGCAGACGATCAGGTGGAGGACTTGTTCAAGTTCCGCACCACCGCTAGCCCGATTCACCGGGCGGTATGGGACGCGGAGTTGCCGGTCGATCTGTTCGCGAGCCAGCCCACCAAGGTCGCGCCGGAAATCGACAAGGTGATGACGGACTCGATGAACGTGGTCCGACGTCATCGCGACGCCAAGACGCTGTACAACGACGAAGGCAAGATCACCGACGCCTGCCTGAACGATTTGGGTGGCGCCGGCTACTGGGGGCTGTTGGTTGACAAGCAATACGGCGGTTCGGGGGCTCCGTTCGCCGCCTTCGCGCCGTTCATCACCAAGATGGCGATGCTGGAAGCCACGGTGGCGGGTCTGGCCTCGGTGCATGGTTGCATCGGCGCCGTCGATCCGGTGCGCACGTTTGGCTCGTCCGAGCAGAAGCAGCGCTTCTTGCCGAAACTGGCCAGCGGCGAGCGGTTGAGCGCGTTCGCGCTGACGGAGCCGGGGGCCGGATCGGACCTGACGCAACTCCACACCCGCGCGGAGTTGCAGGGCGACCATTATGTGGTGAACGGCGAGAAGCTGTTCATCACCAATGTGACGCCGGGCCGAACGATTGGCCTGGTGTGCCTCATCAAGGACAAGCCGGCGGTGCTGATCGTCGATCTGCCGGAGCAGGAGAGCGAGAACTTCTGGCTGAAGAAGTACGGCCTGTACGCCATCCGCGGCGCGTACAACCGCGGCATCATCTTCAAGGATTTTCATGTGCCGGCGGAGAACCTGCTGCAACCCAAGCGCGGCGACGGCTTGACCATCGCCTATCACGGGTTGAACCTGGGTCGCGTGTCGCTGTGCGCCAACGCGGCGGGCATGATGCGGCGGATGCTAATCGGCATGGTACCGTGGGCCCGCTTCCGCAAGACGTACGGACAGGCGATCTCGAGTCGCGAACTGGTGCAGAAGCGATTGGGCTCGTTGGCGGGGCTGATTGTGGCCTCCGACGCGCTGGTCGAGTGGTGCGCCAGCTTGCTGGATCAGGGTTATCGCGGCGAAATGGAGTGCATCATCGCCAAGATCTTTGGCAGCGAAGCGCAGAAGCACGCCGCCATTGAGTACTTCATGAAGACGCACGGTGGCCGCAGCTTCCTGGAAGGTCACCTGTTTGGCGACAACGTGCACGAGTTCCTCGCCCCGTGCATCTACGAGGGCGAAGGCGAAATGCTCGGCATGGCGTTCTTCAAGAGCATGGTCAAGCAGCACGGCGTCGAGTTCTTCGAACCGATCGGACGGGCGCTGCAATCGGCCGGCATCAAGAAGCCGAGCATGGCCAACCCGGCGCATCTGTGGGCGCTGCGCGGCCCGATGATGAACTACGGCAAGTGGATGATGTCGCAGCGGTTGCGGCGGGCGCCGAAGCCGGCCATGCCGACCTTGCCCGCCAAGCTGGAGGCGCATGCCGAGTTCGCCATCAACTTCCTGCAAAAGGCGCCGCTGGACATCAGCGGCACCATGAGCAAGTACCAGTTGGCGCTGGCGGATCGTCAGTGCCGGATGGCGGAGATCTCGCAGCGGCTGCAAGACGCCGTGGTGATGCTGTGCACCGCCTTGTGGGGCGGACGACAGCAGAACGAGGTGCTGCGCGACGCGGCCGACATCGCCTGCCAGGACTTGGCGCGGCGGATCACCGGCAAGCGCGTGACCGACAGCTACTTCCGCAGCGTCACCAAGTTGGGCCAGACCATCGCGGAGCAAGACGGCTGGAAGGCGCTGTGCCCGATCGCGGATTACACGCCGGAAGAAATCCTCATGTCGTACAAAGACTAG